From the genome of Pelobacter propionicus DSM 2379, one region includes:
- a CDS encoding HD family phosphohydrolase, with product MPYQLGNNQEQHTLTYLSKLGTNLIDSIVRRFSNPLTARRNRFILLVLTALLLALIILPKQHFFSFDFRPGDIATSDIRAPQDYLVEDHVLTEQRRREISNSAPIIYNLSDRVPSYLTEKLEQALAVIREKRTSLPHSDMETWRRLLASSLDTELSAAELKALIRIESDKNFLADAARLLDELYQRKIVLDGRVFQTNSRRGIEILDNDGHLIGAGNQSMEYTEITEARGIVAGWRFSGLGKPGDTRHISAVISRILLPNLFYNREASEIRSAAAREAVSPVLFKVQKGEMIVRIGDRITAEQSQKLRTIFQESRSENRLFAAIGTFATILVLLYFPYRFACKNIRKFDPTNKDILLISLLMTGSFLFFKTALLITHNIGPVFPHIETNNYYYLFPFAAGAMIVRIFLNSEVALVYCAILAPLLGIMFENSMFVVIYALLGSIVGAHGIRHCTSRSTVYAAGLKVSVVNLALALSFQTFSNTLFSMQTIYTAIFAVLSGIICAGLVSGFIPIIETLFNYTTDIKLLELANLNSPLLRDLMVRAPGTYHHSVVVGNLVEAAAEAVNANPLLARVSAYYHDVGKASKPLYFIENQGNEYNRHDKLSPSMSALILISHIKEGAELARENRLGQPIINIIRQHHGTALIKFFYDKAKTQAAANGQNVEEKDFRYPGPKPQTREAGIVMLADCVEAASRTLVNPTPDRIQGMVQKLINNIFIDGQLDECELTLKNLHEIARSFNRILNGIFHHRIDYPDPVYKGSSGKKIGFPARQKTQAQQEQGGSARADTVEQPPEEAPDQERPTEKGGGEDLKRLGMS from the coding sequence ATGCCGTACCAACTCGGTAACAACCAGGAACAACATACGCTGACCTACCTGAGCAAACTGGGGACGAACCTGATCGACTCCATCGTCAGGAGGTTTTCCAACCCGCTGACGGCTCGGCGCAACCGGTTCATCCTCCTTGTTCTGACCGCACTGTTGCTGGCCCTGATCATCCTGCCCAAACAGCACTTCTTCTCCTTTGATTTCAGGCCGGGCGACATAGCCACTTCCGATATCCGCGCCCCCCAGGATTACCTGGTCGAGGACCATGTTCTCACCGAACAGCGCCGCAGGGAGATCAGCAACAGCGCCCCGATCATCTACAACCTGAGCGACAGGGTCCCCTCCTATCTGACGGAGAAACTGGAGCAGGCCCTGGCGGTCATCCGAGAAAAGCGCACCTCTCTTCCGCACAGCGACATGGAAACCTGGCGCAGGCTGCTTGCTTCGTCGCTGGACACCGAACTGAGCGCCGCGGAACTGAAGGCACTGATACGCATTGAGTCGGACAAAAATTTCCTGGCCGATGCCGCCCGCCTGCTCGACGAACTGTACCAGCGCAAGATCGTGCTGGACGGCAGGGTCTTCCAGACAAACAGCAGGCGGGGAATCGAGATCCTGGACAACGACGGCCACCTGATCGGCGCTGGCAACCAGTCCATGGAGTACACGGAGATCACCGAAGCGCGCGGCATTGTTGCCGGCTGGCGTTTCTCCGGCCTGGGCAAACCGGGTGACACCAGACACATCTCGGCGGTTATTTCCCGTATCCTGCTGCCCAACCTCTTCTACAACCGCGAGGCATCGGAGATCCGCAGCGCCGCTGCCAGAGAGGCGGTCAGCCCGGTTCTCTTCAAGGTCCAGAAGGGTGAGATGATCGTCCGCATCGGGGACCGGATCACTGCCGAACAGTCCCAGAAGTTGCGCACCATCTTCCAGGAGAGCCGCAGCGAAAACCGCCTCTTCGCGGCAATCGGAACCTTCGCCACCATCCTGGTGCTGCTCTATTTTCCCTACCGTTTCGCCTGCAAGAACATCCGCAAGTTCGACCCGACCAACAAGGACATCCTGCTTATCTCGCTTCTGATGACCGGCAGTTTTCTGTTCTTCAAGACTGCCCTCTTGATTACCCATAACATTGGACCGGTGTTCCCGCACATAGAAACAAACAACTACTACTATCTGTTCCCCTTTGCCGCCGGGGCAATGATCGTGCGCATCTTCCTCAATTCCGAGGTCGCCCTGGTCTACTGCGCCATCCTGGCGCCGCTTCTGGGGATCATGTTTGAAAACAGCATGTTCGTGGTGATCTACGCCCTGCTGGGCAGCATCGTCGGCGCCCACGGCATACGACATTGCACCAGCCGGAGCACCGTCTACGCCGCCGGCCTGAAGGTATCGGTGGTCAACCTGGCCCTGGCCCTCTCCTTTCAGACCTTCAGCAACACCCTCTTCAGCATGCAGACCATCTATACGGCAATTTTCGCCGTGCTGAGCGGCATCATTTGCGCCGGTCTGGTTTCCGGTTTCATTCCGATCATTGAAACGCTCTTCAACTACACAACCGACATCAAGCTGCTGGAACTGGCCAACCTCAACTCCCCCCTGCTGCGGGACCTGATGGTGCGGGCTCCGGGAACCTACCATCACAGCGTGGTGGTGGGAAATCTGGTGGAGGCGGCGGCCGAGGCGGTCAACGCCAACCCCCTGCTGGCACGGGTGTCAGCCTACTACCATGACGTGGGTAAGGCTTCCAAGCCGCTCTATTTCATAGAAAACCAGGGAAACGAGTATAACCGTCACGACAAGCTCTCGCCCAGCATGAGCGCGCTGATCCTGATCTCCCACATCAAGGAGGGAGCGGAACTGGCCCGCGAAAACCGTCTGGGCCAGCCGATCATCAATATTATCCGCCAGCACCACGGCACGGCTCTGATAAAATTTTTCTACGACAAGGCCAAAACCCAGGCAGCGGCCAACGGCCAGAACGTGGAGGAGAAGGACTTCCGCTACCCCGGCCCCAAGCCGCAGACCCGCGAGGCTGGCATCGTCATGCTGGCCGACTGTGTCGAGGCCGCGTCACGGACCCTGGTCAACCCGACCCCGGACCGCATCCAGGGCATGGTGCAGAAGCTGATCAACAACATCTTCATCGACGGCCAGCTGGATGAATGCGAACTGACGCTCAAGAACCTGCATGAAATTGCCAGGAGCTTCAATCGTATCCTCAATGGAATATTCCATCACCGCATCGATTACCCCGACCCGGTGTACAAGGGGAGCAGCGGCAAAAAAATAGGGTTCCCAGCCAGGCAAAAGACCCAGGCCCAGCAGGAGCAGGGAGGCAGCGCACGTGCAGATACTGTTGAGCAACCGCCAGAGGAGGCACCGGATCAGGAGCGGCCAACTGAAAAAGGTGGCGGCGAGGATCTTAAGCGACTTGGGATGTCCTGA
- a CDS encoding DUF1015 domain-containing protein has translation MAIIRPFRALRPPKNLAEQVAALPYDVMNVEEARAMASGNTYSFLHVSRPEIDLAPEIDPHDDQVHLQGKLNLDRFIHQGTLVSDSGEFFYVYRQRMGEITQTGLVACAGVDDYHAGVIKKHEHTRPDKEDDRVRHIDTLNANDEPVFYISRSCSEIEEIIANVVSGPAEYDFVTDDNVAHTLWVINDQSLVERLTALFAILPNLYVADGHHRSAAAERVRDLRRGANHNHTGNEEYNFFLTVIFPENQLNIMPYNRVVKDLNGQSSAEFMERVARIFEVSESPDPVLPEARHCFGMYLDSRWYRLRLQPGTVDESDSVAHLDVSILQDRLLNPLLGIHNPRTDTRIHFVGGIRGNEELVRLVDSGDYRVAFSLFPTSVGELMELADQDQIMPPKSTWFEPKLRSGLFVHLLE, from the coding sequence ATGGCCATCATCAGACCATTCCGGGCTCTTCGCCCTCCAAAGAATCTTGCCGAACAGGTTGCCGCCCTGCCCTACGACGTCATGAACGTTGAGGAGGCGCGCGCCATGGCATCGGGGAATACCTACAGTTTTTTACACGTTTCCCGTCCTGAAATCGATCTGGCTCCGGAAATAGATCCCCATGACGACCAGGTCCACCTGCAGGGAAAACTGAATCTGGACCGGTTTATCCATCAGGGCACACTGGTCAGCGACAGCGGGGAGTTTTTCTACGTCTACCGCCAGCGCATGGGTGAGATAACCCAGACAGGCTTGGTCGCCTGCGCCGGGGTGGATGACTACCACGCCGGTGTGATCAAGAAGCACGAGCATACCCGTCCGGACAAAGAGGACGACCGGGTCAGACACATCGACACCTTGAACGCCAACGACGAACCGGTCTTCTACATCTCCCGCTCCTGCAGCGAGATAGAGGAGATCATCGCCAACGTGGTTAGCGGGCCGGCGGAGTACGATTTCGTCACCGACGACAACGTGGCCCACACCCTCTGGGTCATCAACGACCAAAGCCTGGTGGAGCGTCTGACCGCCCTGTTCGCCATTCTTCCCAATCTGTACGTTGCCGACGGTCACCACCGCAGCGCGGCGGCCGAACGGGTCCGCGACCTGCGGCGCGGGGCAAATCATAACCACACCGGAAACGAAGAATACAACTTCTTCCTGACCGTCATATTTCCCGAGAATCAGCTGAACATCATGCCCTACAACAGGGTGGTGAAGGACCTGAACGGTCAGAGCAGCGCCGAGTTCATGGAGCGTGTTGCCCGGATCTTCGAGGTAAGCGAATCTCCCGATCCGGTCCTGCCCGAGGCGCGTCATTGCTTCGGCATGTACCTGGACAGCCGCTGGTACCGACTCCGGCTCCAGCCGGGGACTGTGGACGAATCGGACAGCGTCGCCCATCTGGACGTCTCCATCCTCCAGGACCGGCTGCTGAATCCGCTGCTGGGCATCCACAACCCCCGCACCGACACCCGTATCCATTTCGTGGGCGGGATACGTGGCAACGAGGAACTGGTCCGCCTGGTGGACAGCGGCGACTACCGGGTGGCATTCTCACTTTTCCCCACCTCCGTGGGTGAGCTTATGGAACTGGCCGACCAGGACCAGATCATGCCCCCCAAGTCAACCTGGTTTGAACCAAAGCTGCGCAGCGGGCTGTTCGTCCACCTGCTGGAGTGA
- the prfB gene encoding peptide chain release factor 2 (programmed frameshift) yields the protein MFREEVARLNNFEERIAKLRGSLDVDGKRESIQEIESKIAAPGFWDNADSSQGILKERTSLEKIVQLWDSLVRQQEDVRVMIELGEEEADEETLKEVGEMNNRLQQGVEAAEFQRMLSGEHDRNSCFISINPGAGGTESQDWAEMLLRMYLRYCEKKGWKTSITDYQSGDEAGIKSATFSVSGEYAYGYLKAEAGIHRLVRISPFDSNARRHTSFASVYAFPEIEEEDIDIKIADSDLRVDTFRSGGAGGQHVNTTDSAVRITHLPTNIVVACQSERSQILNRATAMKVLRAKLYEKEVQERTARASEIASEKKEIGWGSQIRSYVLHPYKMVKDLRTGVESGNPDAVLDGALEEFVVAYLMGVRRQAGDAE from the exons ATGTTTCGTGAAGAAGTAGCCCGTTTGAACAACTTTGAGGAGCGTATCGCCAAGCTCCGGGGGTCTCTT GACGTAGATGGCAAACGGGAATCGATCCAGGAGATCGAATCCAAGATCGCCGCCCCCGGTTTCTGGGACAACGCGGACTCATCCCAGGGAATCCTCAAGGAGCGAACCAGCCTGGAAAAGATCGTGCAGCTGTGGGACTCCCTCGTCCGTCAGCAGGAGGATGTGCGGGTGATGATCGAACTGGGCGAGGAGGAGGCTGACGAGGAAACACTGAAAGAAGTAGGGGAGATGAACAACCGCCTGCAGCAGGGTGTGGAGGCGGCGGAGTTCCAACGTATGCTCTCCGGCGAACATGACCGCAACTCCTGCTTCATCTCCATCAACCCGGGAGCCGGCGGCACCGAATCCCAGGATTGGGCCGAAATGCTGCTGCGCATGTACCTGCGTTACTGCGAAAAGAAGGGGTGGAAGACCAGCATCACCGACTACCAGTCCGGAGACGAGGCCGGCATCAAGTCGGCCACCTTCAGCGTCAGCGGCGAGTATGCCTACGGCTACCTCAAGGCCGAGGCGGGCATTCACCGCCTGGTGCGCATCTCCCCCTTTGACAGCAACGCCCGCCGCCACACCTCCTTTGCCTCGGTCTACGCATTCCCGGAGATAGAGGAGGAGGACATCGACATCAAGATCGCCGATTCCGACCTGCGGGTGGACACCTTTCGCTCGGGCGGCGCCGGTGGGCAGCATGTGAACACCACCGACTCGGCCGTTCGCATCACCCACCTTCCCACGAACATCGTCGTGGCCTGCCAGAGTGAACGGAGCCAGATCCTTAACCGCGCAACAGCCATGAAGGTGCTGCGGGCGAAACTGTACGAGAAAGAGGTGCAGGAGCGGACGGCCAGGGCATCGGAGATCGCCAGCGAGAAAAAGGAGATCGGTTGGGGAAGCCAAATCCGCTCCTATGTGCTGCACCCCTACAAGATGGTCAAGGACCTGCGCACCGGAGTGGAGTCGGGCAACCCGGATGCGGTGCTGGACGGCGCCCTGGAGGAGTTCGTGGTAGCGTATCTGATGGGAGTCAGGCGACAGGCCGGAGATGCGGAGTAA
- a CDS encoding hemolysin family protein, whose product MQGNIFHIIGRKDTLEEGSTITSGIFKLFERFVHGRKKMTAYEIQDLIKASEDEGVVNEEESEMIRSIFSLRSTVVREVMVPRIDMACISVDATVREILETILACGHSRIPVFENSVDNVIGLLYAKDMLKYWGLSEDLIRVRSIMRPPYFIPETKNLEQLLQEFKNKHVHLAIVIDEYGGTSGLITIEDLLEQIVGDIQDEHDREEALFTTNDDGSLTADARLPIEELEQLFDMEIEHDKFDTVGGLIFHLTGKISAPGDTVENEQLVIAVLDSDERKIKRVCITRKNNMETDNE is encoded by the coding sequence ATGCAAGGTAATATTTTTCACATCATCGGGAGGAAAGACACGTTGGAAGAGGGGAGCACCATAACATCCGGAATTTTCAAGCTGTTCGAACGCTTCGTCCACGGACGGAAGAAAATGACCGCCTATGAGATCCAGGACCTCATCAAGGCAAGCGAGGACGAGGGTGTGGTCAACGAGGAGGAGAGCGAGATGATTCGCTCCATATTCTCGCTCCGCTCAACCGTGGTGCGCGAGGTCATGGTACCGCGCATCGACATGGCCTGCATTTCCGTGGATGCGACCGTCCGGGAAATTCTGGAGACCATCCTGGCCTGCGGCCATTCGCGCATACCGGTCTTTGAAAACAGCGTCGACAACGTCATCGGACTACTCTATGCCAAGGACATGCTCAAATACTGGGGACTGTCCGAGGATCTGATCAGGGTCCGCTCCATCATGCGGCCCCCCTACTTTATCCCCGAAACCAAGAATCTGGAGCAACTGCTCCAGGAGTTCAAGAATAAGCACGTTCACCTGGCCATCGTCATCGACGAATACGGCGGCACATCGGGCCTGATCACCATCGAGGACCTGCTGGAGCAGATCGTAGGCGACATCCAGGACGAGCACGACCGGGAAGAGGCGCTCTTCACGACTAATGACGACGGATCGCTCACCGCCGATGCCCGTCTGCCCATCGAGGAACTGGAGCAACTCTTTGACATGGAGATCGAACATGACAAGTTCGATACGGTTGGCGGCCTGATCTTCCACCTGACCGGAAAGATCTCCGCACCCGGCGATACCGTCGAAAATGAACAGCTTGTCATCGCCGTCCTTGACTCCGATGAACGCAAGATCAAGCGGGTCTGCATAACCCGCAAGAACAACATGGAAACGGACAACGAGTGA
- the lnt gene encoding apolipoprotein N-acyltransferase — MNAGSLYTHAAAIFDRPGRLAIASGVLIALSFPSTGFSFLAWLALIPLLIALEGASLGTAFRVGFTCGFSAYVIILYWINIVITRYGHLPWVTSIPLYLMLAAWLALFYGFATLVARHGELGGFKSAFTLPVAWVAGDFVRSFLLTGFPWAMLGHSQYRTLPLIQIADITGVYGITLLIVLANVVFYRVLRAVWGKAAPYPVKSALVLFITLIAALYYGFERLNVAEEQTDRTIKVALIQGNIPQDVKWSPAFRDSTLAAYERLTREAARESLDLVVWPESAVPFFFQDHPQEAERIRELARELGSHLLLGSPAHETRNDRITFLNSAFVVSPRGETIARGDKLHLVPFGEYVPLGGIFPFINKIVVGIGDFSAGEHATPLPVGSTRAGLLVCYEAIFPELAREYVRNGARILVNITNDAWFGNSSAPYQHLSIAAFRAVETRTPLIRAANTGITAIIDRNGHIRTMTPLFREAFSSGEITPGKGDSILVRIGDAAAWLCTILTAGILLISWRRRT, encoded by the coding sequence GTGAACGCGGGATCCCTGTACACACACGCGGCCGCGATCTTCGATCGCCCCGGCCGTCTCGCCATCGCCTCCGGCGTTCTGATCGCCCTCTCCTTTCCCAGCACCGGTTTCTCGTTTCTGGCCTGGCTGGCTCTGATTCCCCTGCTGATAGCGCTTGAGGGCGCGTCGCTGGGCACCGCCTTCCGCGTCGGCTTCACCTGCGGGTTCAGCGCCTATGTAATCATCCTGTACTGGATCAACATCGTCATCACCCGCTACGGGCACCTCCCCTGGGTGACCAGCATCCCGCTCTACCTCATGCTGGCGGCCTGGCTGGCACTGTTCTACGGTTTCGCCACCCTGGTGGCCCGCCATGGTGAGCTGGGAGGATTCAAGAGCGCCTTTACCCTGCCGGTCGCCTGGGTGGCCGGCGACTTTGTCCGCTCCTTTCTGCTGACCGGTTTTCCCTGGGCCATGCTGGGACACTCCCAGTACCGCACCCTGCCGCTGATCCAGATCGCCGACATCACCGGAGTCTACGGCATCACCCTGCTGATAGTTCTGGCCAACGTGGTATTCTACCGCGTGCTGCGGGCAGTCTGGGGGAAGGCAGCTCCCTATCCGGTGAAAAGCGCTTTGGTGCTGTTCATCACCCTGATCGCCGCGCTATATTACGGCTTTGAGCGACTGAACGTGGCCGAGGAACAGACAGACCGGACGATCAAGGTTGCCCTGATCCAGGGTAATATCCCCCAAGACGTAAAATGGAGTCCGGCTTTCCGGGACAGTACGCTCGCGGCCTACGAACGACTGACCAGGGAAGCTGCACGGGAATCTCTCGATCTGGTGGTCTGGCCGGAAAGCGCGGTTCCCTTTTTCTTCCAGGACCATCCCCAGGAGGCCGAGCGCATCAGGGAACTGGCGCGGGAACTGGGAAGTCATCTGCTGCTGGGCAGCCCGGCCCACGAAACACGCAACGACCGCATAACCTTCCTGAACAGCGCCTTTGTCGTCTCGCCCAGGGGAGAGACTATCGCCAGGGGTGACAAGCTGCACCTGGTGCCATTCGGAGAGTACGTGCCCCTGGGGGGCATCTTTCCCTTCATTAACAAGATCGTGGTCGGCATCGGCGATTTCTCGGCCGGAGAACATGCCACTCCGCTGCCTGTCGGCTCTACGCGGGCGGGGCTTTTGGTCTGCTACGAGGCAATCTTTCCCGAACTTGCCCGGGAGTACGTGCGCAACGGGGCGCGCATCCTGGTGAACATTACCAATGACGCCTGGTTCGGAAACTCTTCAGCTCCCTATCAGCACCTCTCCATCGCCGCCTTCAGGGCGGTGGAGACCCGCACCCCCCTGATCAGGGCGGCAAATACCGGCATAACCGCCATCATCGACCGCAACGGCCATATCCGCACCATGACTCCGCTGTTCCGCGAGGCTTTCAGTAGTGGAGAAATCACCCCGGGAAAGGGTGATTCGATCCTTGTGCGAATCGGAGACGCGGCTGCATGGCTCTGTACCATCCTGACGGCCGGCATCCTGCTGATCTCATGGAGACGGCGCACATAA
- a CDS encoding NlpC/P60 family protein, which translates to MYRFIRPAILALCCVIVLYSPMLAAAAALSGVRSLGYAIQMGAFSDVKNAERFTATLQAKGIEAFYFRKDNGIYAVRFGDFATKAKARTAADRLVADKLIDGYYIAPPHQAVFSAAKGPGWQKQPAAEIHAARDKKRDDSTAMRSVDGSKQNNRSSRSERDMGFIAARTAERFVGIPYRWGGDNVVEGMDCSGFVRAVYNLCGVSIPRTSRDQFKAGESVSRGTLLDGDLVFFGSDEDKINHVGIYVGKGKFVHAPRRGEEIRITSIDDTYFDKRFVGARRYFQ; encoded by the coding sequence ATGTATCGTTTTATTCGACCAGCCATACTGGCGCTCTGCTGCGTCATCGTCCTGTATTCCCCCATGCTTGCCGCCGCCGCGGCGCTTTCCGGAGTGCGAAGCCTGGGCTACGCCATCCAGATGGGCGCATTCTCCGACGTAAAAAACGCAGAGCGATTCACGGCCACGCTCCAGGCCAAGGGGATCGAGGCCTTCTATTTCCGCAAGGACAACGGCATCTACGCCGTCCGTTTCGGTGACTTCGCCACCAAGGCCAAGGCCCGCACCGCGGCCGACCGCCTGGTGGCGGACAAACTGATCGACGGCTACTACATCGCCCCCCCCCATCAGGCCGTCTTCTCGGCCGCCAAGGGACCGGGATGGCAGAAGCAACCCGCTGCCGAGATCCATGCGGCACGGGACAAGAAGCGCGACGACAGCACAGCAATGCGGAGCGTCGATGGCTCAAAACAGAATAATAGATCAAGCCGCTCGGAGCGCGACATGGGCTTTATCGCGGCCCGCACCGCCGAACGTTTCGTGGGCATACCCTACCGCTGGGGCGGGGACAACGTAGTCGAAGGAATGGATTGCAGCGGATTCGTCAGGGCCGTCTACAACCTGTGCGGCGTGAGCATCCCGCGCACGTCGCGGGATCAGTTCAAGGCCGGTGAGTCCGTCAGCCGGGGGACACTACTGGATGGCGACCTGGTCTTCTTCGGCTCGGACGAGGACAAAATCAATCATGTGGGCATCTATGTGGGTAAGGGCAAATTCGTCCACGCCCCCCGCAGGGGCGAGGAGATTCGCATAACCTCAATCGATGACACCTATTTCGACAAGCGCTTCGTCGGCGCACGCAGATATTTTCAATAA
- the ybeY gene encoding rRNA maturation RNase YbeY gives MGCPEGTELSISIVGDRAIRRINRDYLNRDRPTNVISFSLQEGECGAIPSLALGDVVISADTALREAEEGGMEFFERLCFLLLHGTLHLCGYDHERSGEEEAARMEAREVELFSVLKNEGLLSQTGS, from the coding sequence TTGGGATGTCCTGAGGGGACGGAGCTGTCGATCTCCATCGTGGGAGACCGGGCTATCCGCCGCATCAACCGCGACTATCTGAACAGGGATCGTCCCACCAACGTGATCTCATTCTCCCTCCAGGAAGGGGAATGCGGCGCCATACCCTCCCTTGCACTGGGCGATGTGGTCATCTCGGCCGACACTGCTCTGCGAGAGGCTGAAGAAGGGGGGATGGAATTCTTCGAGCGTCTCTGTTTCCTGCTGCTGCACGGCACCCTGCACCTGTGCGGTTACGACCATGAGCGGAGCGGTGAGGAAGAAGCGGCCAGGATGGAGGCCAGGGAGGTGGAGTTATTCAGCGTCCTGAAGAACGAGGGGTTGTTAAGCCAGACAGGTTCATAG
- a CDS encoding SIR2 family NAD-dependent protein deacylase, with the protein MFQAAADAIRQAQAFIITAGAGMGVDSGLPDFRGTSGFWQAYPPYAKRGLSFAEAANPLHFQRDPSFGWGFYGHRCNLYRSTIPHEGFHILQHWIRRTGAGHFIVTSNVDGQFQKAGFDEANILEVHGSIHHLQCLEPCCDSIWPNDETFDIDTQAMRSRSIPRCPRCGSVSRPNILMFGDWSWLSGRTDCQQARFQGFLDMMQGKRWVVIELGAGTTIPTIRATSERLGQRLDSVRVIRINPREADIRHPHLSLPCNALEGLRHIDRVVGD; encoded by the coding sequence ATGTTCCAGGCCGCGGCCGACGCCATACGCCAGGCACAGGCCTTCATCATTACCGCCGGCGCGGGCATGGGAGTAGATTCCGGCCTGCCGGATTTTCGCGGCACCAGCGGATTCTGGCAGGCCTACCCCCCTTACGCCAAACGTGGCCTCTCCTTCGCCGAGGCAGCCAATCCGCTGCACTTCCAGCGCGACCCCTCCTTCGGGTGGGGCTTTTACGGCCATCGCTGCAATCTCTACCGCTCCACCATCCCCCACGAGGGATTTCACATCCTGCAACACTGGATCCGACGCACCGGGGCCGGCCACTTCATTGTCACCTCCAACGTGGACGGCCAGTTCCAGAAGGCCGGCTTCGACGAAGCGAATATCCTGGAGGTACACGGTTCCATCCACCACCTGCAGTGCCTGGAACCGTGCTGCGATTCCATCTGGCCCAATGACGAGACATTCGACATCGACACGCAGGCCATGCGTTCCCGCTCCATCCCCCGATGCCCCCGCTGTGGCAGCGTCAGCCGCCCCAACATCCTCATGTTCGGCGACTGGTCCTGGCTTTCCGGGCGCACGGACTGCCAGCAGGCCCGCTTCCAGGGATTCCTGGACATGATGCAGGGGAAACGCTGGGTGGTGATCGAACTGGGCGCAGGAACGACCATTCCCACCATCCGGGCCACATCGGAGCGACTGGGGCAACGCCTTGACAGTGTCAGGGTGATCCGCATCAACCCGCGCGAAGCAGATATCAGGCATCCCCACCTTTCCCTCCCCTGCAACGCCCTGGAGGGGCTGCGACACATCGACCGCGTCGTCGGCGACTGA
- the rpsB gene encoding 30S ribosomal protein S2: MSSISMKELLEAGVHFGHQTKRWNPKMKPYIFGARNGIYIIDLQKTVRYFKSAYNFVKESVLNGDTVLFVGTKKQAQDSVCEEAQRCGMHYVNQRWLGGMLTNFTTVKQSIDRLKRIDAMFEDGTIEAYPKKEALQFEKERVKLQKILGGIKGMNRLPGLMFVIDPKNEEIAIQEAKKLGIPVVAIVDTNCDPDPIDYVIPGNDDAIRAIRLLSSKMADAVIEGAQARNAALQAEKEGAADAETAGEQVVEEEVAQA, from the coding sequence ATGTCAAGCATCAGCATGAAAGAACTGCTGGAGGCCGGCGTCCACTTCGGCCATCAGACCAAGCGCTGGAATCCCAAGATGAAACCGTACATCTTCGGGGCTCGTAACGGCATCTACATCATCGACCTGCAGAAAACCGTCCGCTACTTCAAATCCGCCTACAATTTCGTCAAGGAATCAGTTCTCAACGGAGATACCGTCCTGTTCGTGGGTACCAAAAAGCAGGCCCAGGACTCCGTGTGCGAAGAGGCCCAGCGCTGCGGCATGCACTACGTCAACCAGCGCTGGCTGGGGGGGATGCTGACCAACTTCACCACCGTCAAGCAGAGCATCGATCGCCTGAAGCGCATCGACGCCATGTTCGAGGATGGCACCATCGAGGCATACCCCAAGAAGGAGGCTCTCCAGTTCGAGAAGGAGCGCGTGAAGCTGCAGAAGATCCTGGGCGGCATCAAAGGCATGAACAGGCTTCCCGGCCTGATGTTCGTGATCGACCCCAAGAACGAGGAGATCGCCATCCAGGAAGCCAAGAAGCTGGGCATCCCGGTCGTAGCAATCGTTGACACCAACTGTGACCCCGACCCCATCGACTACGTCATTCCGGGCAACGATGATGCCATCCGTGCCATCCGCCTGCTATCCTCCAAGATGGCCGACGCGGTCATCGAAGGAGCCCAGGCCCGCAACGCCGCCCTGCAGGCTGAAAAAGAGGGTGCCGCCGATGCGGAGACCGCCGGCGAACAGGTGGTTGAGGAAGAAGTGGCCCAGGCCTAG
- a CDS encoding diacylglycerol kinase codes for MAGILHAVRAEKHMRNHFAFALLVLLAALFLRVTPVEFALLSLSVLFVLSAELLNTAVEAVVDLISPEYHPLAKIAKDTAAGAVLVACMGAAIIGYMILSRHVFPLYAKALAMYGSSADMGTMVSVLIVIIVVIMIKSLTHKGTALEGGIPSGHAAVAFSIATAVSLNTQDPLISLLCVTLAAMVSHSRLLMRIHTMREITIGSLVGAGITAIVLLLFKQFA; via the coding sequence ATCGCAGGCATCCTGCATGCCGTGCGGGCTGAAAAGCACATGCGCAACCACTTTGCCTTTGCGCTGCTAGTGCTGCTGGCCGCCCTGTTTCTGCGGGTGACGCCGGTGGAATTTGCCCTGCTGTCACTGTCGGTCTTGTTCGTGCTTTCCGCCGAACTGCTCAACACCGCCGTGGAAGCAGTGGTGGACCTGATATCACCGGAATACCACCCGCTTGCCAAAATCGCCAAGGATACCGCGGCAGGGGCGGTCCTGGTGGCTTGCATGGGCGCCGCCATTATCGGCTACATGATTCTGTCGCGACACGTGTTTCCCCTCTACGCAAAGGCCCTAGCCATGTACGGTTCATCCGCCGATATGGGGACGATGGTATCAGTGCTGATCGTCATCATCGTCGTCATCATGATCAAAAGCCTGACCCACAAGGGGACCGCACTGGAAGGTGGCATACCCAGCGGCCATGCGGCCGTTGCCTTTTCCATTGCAACCGCTGTGTCGCTCAACACCCAGGACCCGCTCATCTCGCTGCTCTGCGTCACCCTGGCGGCAATGGTCAGCCATTCACGCCTGCTGATGCGGATCCACACCATGCGCGAAATCACAATCGGCTCCCTGGTCGGTGCCGGCATAACGGCCATTGTGCTGCTTCTTTTCAAACAGTTCGCATAG